The Thermonema lapsum sequence GAATGCTGACCTCTTTGCCAACTTTGGCTTTTCGCGCATTCGTCCTTTCTTCTCCCGCCGCATAGGCATTGCACGCGATACTACCACCGGTTTGATTGTGCAAACGCCTATCTTGTACGGAGCACGCCTCAGCGGAAAAGTAAACCGTGATTGGCGTGTAGGCTTATTGAATATGCAAACAAGCCCCGATGACAGCCGAGGCATTACAGGTAAAAACTACACGGTAGCAGCTGTACAGCGTCGTGTATTCAGCCGTTCCAACATAGCGGCGGTATTTGTCAATGAGCAGACGACCTCCACTGCCAATAAAGACTTTACCTTCAATACCAACAACTATAACCGTGTAGTAGGCTTGGATTACAACCTTGCATCCGAGGACAACACATGGCAAGGCAAGTTTTTTTACCATCAATTATTTACACCTGAGAACCTGCCGGCGCAGTTTGCTCATGCTGCTTACTTGGCTTACGACAAGCCTACTTTCCTTGTAGCTTGGAACCACGAGTGGGTAGGTGAAAACTACGCACCAAGTACTGGCTATGTACCACGAAACGGGCACTTTCGCTTAGAACCATTCGCCCGTTATACCATCTTTCCCAAAGGCAGTAAACACATTGCCCGGCACAATATATTCTTTTACAATAGCTTTTACTGGGACAATCGGGGGACTTCCACCGACCGCTTCAGCCAATTGCGCTACGAAGCAGTATTTCAAAATACAGCCGGTATCAACTTGGCAGTACGACACAACTATGTGCTGCTCTTCTTTTCGTTTGACCCTACCAATACTGGTGGTCCGAAGCTCCCGGAAGGCAGTGAGTACACCAACTACAGCGCCGCCTTCAGCTTCAATACCGATAGAAGAAAGTTGTTTAACTTAGACGGCGACATCAACTATGGGCAATACTATAATGGTCATTTACTGGGCATCAGCGGCTCTGTAAATTACCGTTTTCAGCCTTTTGGCAGCATTAGCCTGTCGGGCAACTACATACGTATCCTGCTGCCACAGCCCTATCACTCGGCAGAGCTGATATTATTAGGTCCCCGCATAGACCTCTCTTTCAGCCGTGAGCTCTTTTTGACTACTTTCTTGCAATACAACAACCAAATAGACAATGTCAATATAAATGCACGCTTACAGTGGCGTTTCAAGCCGGTTTCTGATATTTTTGTAGTATATACTGACAATTACTTCGCCCATGAACTCCAACAAAAAAACCGCGCGTTGGTTATAAAAGCAACCTATTGGCTCAACATATAAATTGAATCACCTATGAAAACCATTTCTTTGAAAATAAAAGAGGTAAGAAAACTCACAGCCGACGCCGTTGAAATCACCTTCGAGCAGCCTTCTGGCGGTGTTCTTAGCTACGAAGCAGGGCAGTTTCTCACATTCATACTCACCATTGACGGCAAAGAGTATCAGCGCTCTTATTCTATCTGTTCCTCACCTTATACTGGTGAATTGCCCAAGGTAGGCATTAAACGTGTGCGAGGAGGGGTTGTGTCCAATTATTTGAACGACTATGCACGAAGCGGTATGGTTATCACCTCCCAGCTGCCATCGGGACGCTTTACCCCCACCATCGTGCCCCCACATGTCGAAAATTACGTGTTGTGGGCAGGTGGCAGCGGCATCACCCCTATGATGTCTATCATCAAGTCGGTACTTCAAGCCAATCCGGAAGGTAAGGTGTCTTTGTTTTATGCCAACCGCAACGAAGCAAGCATCATGTTTTATGAAGACTTAAAGTCGCTGCAGGCGGATTATCCGGAGCGTTTGCACATTACCCATATTTTGGAAGAAGCGCCTGCCGCATGGAGTGGACTCACCGGTTTGCTTTCCCCTGAACGGGTACAAGAGCTGCTCCGCCCTTTGCTACAAAGCCACCTACCTCTCAGCCACTGGATGTGTGGTCCTGCGGCTATAATGGAGCAAATACAGAAGGGATACGATGCCCTGCAAATAGGCAACCAGCTGCATAAAGAGGTGTTTACTGCTTCCGGAGGAGACGCTGGAGCAAAAAAGGTATCGAGCCATACACAACCGGAAGTGAGCCGTGTAGTTATTCATTTTGACCGTGAAACCTATGCGTTCGAAGTTCCTAAGGGACGCAGCATCTTAGATGTAGCCTTGGAACAAGGTATTGATTTGCCCCATTCTTGCCAGAGCGGCATTTGCACGACTTGCATGGGTAAACTCAAAAAAGGGAAAGTGGAGCTGGAAGTACAAGAGGCGCTCAGCGAGCAAGAGATAGAAGAAGGTTATGTGCTTACTTGCGTGGGGCACCCACTTACCGAAGAAGTGGAAATTGAAATAAACTAAAACAGACTTGCAAGCACCTCTTTTTTGATTTCGTGCCCGCCTTCATAGAACAACGGCTTCATATCGAAGCCGTATTTTTTATGCATTTCGATGAAAGAAAGAAGCTGTTCGGGGGTAATGAAGCGGTCTTCTTTACCCAATACAAAGTAAACGGGGACTCCTTGCAGGCGCTCAGCAGCTTTTTCAAAATCCCAATCGTGCGGGAAGACACCTCCCCAAAGGATGAGCTTTGCCGGTGCAACGGTCGTATGCAACAACCAACGGCAAACCGTAGCACATCCTTGCGAAAAACCCAAAAAATGTATTTGAAAAGAGTGCATCCAAGAGGCATAAAGTTTTTTCTCCACTTCCCGGAAGTAGTGCAGATAGTCCATGATTTCAGCCTCCCGCATTTCTTTGGTCATCCAAGAGGCGCCTACTTGTCCCGTTCCTGCCTTTAAATAAAAACGAGACAAGCCTTCCGGGGCTATTATGAGAGTTTTTCCGTCATCGAAGTCGCTAAAAGGCAAAATAAAATCGGTAGCCAATTGCCCATAACCATGAAAACACCACCATACATGACGTATATGAATACCCGGTTCTCCCATAGTGTAAAAACGCGCCGTCCGCTTGACTGGCAAAGTGTGAAGGTGAATCGGCATGGCATTTAGCGTTTAAAGCCAAGTACAGCCGCTGCACAATCGTGCTTTTTGTCTACCAAAGTGAAGCGTAGATAATAAATGCCGGTGCGATTGCATATAATCTGCACTGCCGGCACATAGGTATCGCCTATAAAACTCTTGGCTATTTCGTTGCGCTCGGCATCTTCTACGGTAATAATTATCCCTTCTGCGTTCTTGACTCCGTTATTGACAACAATCATGTACGTGGTGCCAGCACTAAAAACATAAGAATACTCGACCTCTTTATTGGTACCCTTTTGCCCGTCTATTTTATAGCTTTTTAGAAAATTGAAATTCTTTTCTTTCAAAAAATTAAGCACTTCATCCACAAGAGGCTCTGAGTTACACTGGGCATGTGCAACCAAAAGGGTTCCCAATAGGGTAAATAAAGTAAATGCCAAAAGCAAGCACCACCGTTTCATTTCTGTTATTTTTTAGATAAAAGGGCTTCTTTGAGAAGCAAAAAAACCAAAGAAGCCCTTTCAATTGCTGTTCTCCTTACTCAACAATCAACCGGCGCATTTCTTTCACAATAGAATATATCTTTTGAAAATCTTGCTCAGAGAAGTTTAGTTCTACGGATTGTTCTTCTTGCACTGCTGTAGGCACTCCGTCAACCACGGTATTTTTAGACACCGCTTCCACTTTTAAAGAAACATTGGCGTAGGCTTCTTGCAACTGCTTTGCTTTCTCGTATAAAGCTTTGGCTTCGGGGGTAATGTTCTTGATATTTTCCAGAAGCTTTACAATGTTATCGAGCGATAGCTTTTGATCTGCGATGTGTTCAAGCAATTGTTGTTTGTTTTTAGCATTTTCAGCCACATGACAACCCAAGTAGAGCGCTTCTACCCAGCCGCCGGTAACCAACAATACGGTGATATCGCCGCGGTTTTCCTTTTCAAGCCCATCTTTCATGGCTTGCAGGCTAGTAAGGGTTTCTGCCAACAGCTCGTCGATGCTGGCATTGGATTCTGTCAGCTGCTTCAAGCGTTTAAAGTCAAAATAGGAATCTACTTTCAAAGCAGTGGAAAGGTCACGGATGGCTACCAAGTAATCAATGGCATCTTGACTTTTACCATACAGGTGCGCAAAGCCCAAATCGGTACTATACACCCCCACATTCAACGCACGCTTGAAGTCAGTGGCATAGCTTTTGGCTTTATTGGCATCGTGCAAAATAGAACGGTTGTATTTAGCCCCGGACTGCTGCACCAGCGAAGTCATCTCAATGGGGCTGGGAATAGCACGCAACAAGGTAAAATCATTACTCAGCTTCTGCAGAGCTGCTTCTATATCTACTACTTCTTTTTGTTCTGTTCCTCCGTTTCCTTGATTAGCTACATCGTTACCATTTTGCTCGCTTTCTTCACCTCCACAGGAGGTCAACAAGCCTACAAAGACCACAAGTGCAATCCATAAGTATTTTTTAAGCATGATTGTCTGTTGTTTAGTTGTTCAAAAAATACACTTGCTAACGTCGAAAATCAAACGCCTTAGCGCTTGAAGCCAACCACGCTAACCAAGCAGTAATCCTTTACAGAAGGTTCAAAAGTAAATTTCAAATAATAAATACCCGTCTGACTACAACGGAAAGCAACTGCTGTTCGGTACTCCTTCAAAGCGGGATTGAAGTTGTCAATAAGCTTGCGGCGCGAACCATCAAACAATTCAAACAAAATCCCCGAGAATTCTTCGGGATTAGACTCATTAGCAAAAGTAATCATGTAGGTCTGTCCACGGTTGAAAATGTAAGAATACTCTACTGTTTTATTGGAGCTGGCATCGATTCGGTAGCTTTTGAGGAAGGTGTACCCATGTGGACGAAGCTGATTCACACACTTACGAGTATACTCACGTATTACCTCGGGCGTGCACTGCTGTGCATAAGCAGCTCCACCCATCAACAGAAAGAATAACAAAACATAACGTTTCATGGCAGTTCTATTTTTAGATTAGTTAACGATTTGATTTCTTATTTCACGAACTTTACTCAAGATAGCATTCAGGTCGCTCAAAGTAAATTTTACTTCGGCTTTTTGCTCTTGTTCTATGGTCAATACGCCATCTATTTCCACTTGTTTCACTTTTCCGGGTACATATTTCACTTCTACATGCTCATATAGGGCTGCCAGCTCTTCCAGTTGGCTGCGCAGGCGCTTGATTTTGGGGTTATAGTCTTCGTAATTACGCAAAAGCACCAATAACTGTTCTAAGACTATTTTTTGCTCGGCAATGCGAATTGCCAGTTCTTCGTTGTGTTGCTCGCGCTCTACATTGCACAGCAGATAAAGCCCTTCCAACCACCCACCAGTCAGTATAAGAATGGTCATATCTGTGCGACCTTCATTTTGAAGGGCTTCGTTCATGCGCTCCAAGCTGCGCGTAGACTCCATCACCAATACCCCCAAGCTGTCTTTGTAGGCAGCCAGCTTGCGGATATGCTCAAAGTCAAAATATTTTTCCACGTTCAAGCCGTTAGCCAAATCACGAGTAGCTGACAAATAGTTGATGACATCTTGGCTTTTGCCATAGGTATTGGCATACCCCAAGTCTGTACTGTAAATGCCCAAATTCAGCGCGCGACGGTAATCGGTGTTGTATTTGCTTACGTTTTGAGGCGAGTTCAACAGCGTAGGGTCATACTCTGCTATCTGCTCTATCAAAAAGGCGATTTCTACGGGGTTGGGAATCGACTGTATAATACCTTTGATGACTTCGGGCGACAAACGTGTACTTGCCTTACGTGCACTATCTTGTGCGGTAGTCATTGTAGAGGATGCCCCTTCTTCGATGCTTTCACCGCAAGCACCTAAGAAAAAAACGCACAAAATAAGATAAAACCATGATATGTTCTTCATATTACTTAGAATTTATTTCAATACAATTTATTCCTTTTTGAAAAATTTAACCTCCAGCAGGGCTTTCAATAGAGGCAATTTATTGAAAAAGTCTGTATAAAGTGTAAAATACAACAAAATTGTCAATATCCATATGGCAGCCACATCAAAATGATAAGTATCAAAATAACGCCCAAAGAAGTGTTTACGAGGTGCCATGAAATGTGCCCGGTAGTCCAAAGCATGCTTGTAATCGGTGGGGTCTTGAAAGATAGGGTCCATGTGTTGGAGGAACTTCCCTTTGTAGAACTCTATTTTGTCTTTCATGTTGGCATTCTTTGCCAAATCAGCCAGTGCGTCATTATAGAACAAATTACTCAGGGAATCAATATTTACTCCTTGGCTTTCTATGTTCACCAAGAAAAGTTCTTTTTGACGCCGCGCTATATTGAAGCGCTTCTTATAATATTCTTCCAGCACGTTGAAATATTCCTGCAGTTCCTCCAGCACGTTGTAGGAGACTTGCCCGGAAGTCAGTGCTTGCATAATACCTGAGAGGTAAGGCGTTTCGGGACGGTGCTCCCGCGCGTAACGGTAGCGCGTATCTGCACGTTGCTCTCGCTCTATTTCACTTGCCAGCAAATGAAGCTTTTCACGCAATTCTTTGGCAGCCTCTGACGATTTTTTGGACCTCTTGAGAAGGTCTTCTACCTCACCCAAGACTTCACGCATTTCTTCCAACCAAAAAGAGCGACGATAATCGGCAATGCTTTCTTCCTTATCAAACTGATAAACATGCTTCTCATAGGGGTTTTCCTTGAACTGACGGACGGCAATTGCCTCAAACCCCCAGCGCGACACCATCAGGTCAGCCAAGAGCGGCACCCGCCCCTTTTCGCTTATGACTGTATTCAACTTATTGAAGTTGAATATAATGCCACTCAATATCATTTGAGGAATAAGCAGAAGCGGTATGGTGATATAAACAGTTACTACCGAATTAAATGTATTGGATATATTGAGCCCCAACATATTGGCAAAACAAGAGACTGAAAACAGTACCAGCCAATAGGTCCAGGTCATCCCCTGCACTTCCAAGATAGCATTGCCTATAAGTACAAAAGAAAGCGTTTGTATTGCTGAAAGGGTAAACAGGATAAGTACCTTGGAGAGCAAATAGCTGTGTTTGCTGATATTCAAGAAAGCCTCACGCTTACGTATCTTCCTATCTTTGATAATTTCTTCTGCACTCACCGTAAGTCCCATAAACAAAGCCACAAGCACGCATATGAGGATATATGCTGGAATGTTGTCGTTGAAACGGTAAACGTATTCTCCCTCTGGTGTATTCTGATAACGAATCACAAAAGAAAGGAGAAATGCCAGCAAGGGGGCTTCTAACAAATTGATGGCTACATATTGCCGGTTGCTTACCTTTGATAGGAAGTCTCGGGTAGCTAAAATTATTGTCTGCCGTACTTTACCGGGCAGATTGAGGGCTTTGGGCAGTGGCTCGTTGACCCGCTCTACCAACTCAGCTCTGTCGCCAAATTCTTTCAAATACTCTTCGTGCCATTGCTCGGGGGTACGCTTGCGCTTGTTGGTATAAACCCCCTTTTCAGTTACCACCCGCTCTTCTATGATATCAAAAATCTCTTCGGGCTTGGTATTGGCACATCGCTCGCAAGCCGGCTCGTCGGCACGTGGATACTGTGCTTTACGGCGAAAATAGCTGATGGCTTCTATGGGGTTGCCATAGTAAACGGGATAACCTCCTGTATCTAA is a genomic window containing:
- a CDS encoding ATP-binding cassette domain-containing protein, which encodes MSENVLEALAKLFAITTMQDGGTSDKERAYVEDYFQRVLDKASVPKYLEIYEEVGQEFKEIIEKAKQKEYEQLGDKEEGVLTEKIEKVVEDKVFMRFSVRALKMCKQINENLDLQQKVYALIRMFELVACDNNLSAKRMEVIDTAASALQLHEYFDLIKDFVLGNLEDLLLHEEVLIIASDFYPTNEQLAKHLSPEKGLKGALVFLRIPEVDIFFVRYIPDKEGDHEVVRLDTTEITPNVVEVFARGSIIRTQLEVVYYSEVVSGFMGKNIKPISFEAIDLEFRFKNGNIGVRNVNLKEGAGRLIAIMGASGAGKTTLLNVLSGLEKPYKGKVLLNGVDIHDEQDKQRIEGVIGYVAQDDLLIEELTVYQNLYYSTKLCFKDLSEQQLHERVMNTLANLGLEHIKDLKVGSVLQKTISGGQRKRLNIALELIREPSVLFLDEPTSGLSSRDSENVMDLLKELSLKGKLIFIVIHQPSSEIFKMFDKLLILDTGGYPVYYGNPIEAISYFRRKAQYPRADEPACERCANTKPEEIFDIIEERVVTEKGVYTNKRKRTPEQWHEEYLKEFGDRAELVERVNEPLPKALNLPGKVRQTIILATRDFLSKVSNRQYVAINLLEAPLLAFLLSFVIRYQNTPEGEYVYRFNDNIPAYILICVLVALFMGLTVSAEEIIKDRKIRKREAFLNISKHSYLLSKVLILFTLSAIQTLSFVLIGNAILEVQGMTWTYWLVLFSVSCFANMLGLNISNTFNSVVTVYITIPLLLIPQMILSGIIFNFNKLNTVISEKGRVPLLADLMVSRWGFEAIAVRQFKENPYEKHVYQFDKEESIADYRRSFWLEEMREVLGEVEDLLKRSKKSSEAAKELREKLHLLASEIEREQRADTRYRYAREHRPETPYLSGIMQALTSGQVSYNVLEELQEYFNVLEEYYKKRFNIARRQKELFLVNIESQGVNIDSLSNLFYNDALADLAKNANMKDKIEFYKGKFLQHMDPIFQDPTDYKHALDYRAHFMAPRKHFFGRYFDTYHFDVAAIWILTILLYFTLYTDFFNKLPLLKALLEVKFFKKE
- a CDS encoding ferredoxin--NADP reductase, which produces MKTISLKIKEVRKLTADAVEITFEQPSGGVLSYEAGQFLTFILTIDGKEYQRSYSICSSPYTGELPKVGIKRVRGGVVSNYLNDYARSGMVITSQLPSGRFTPTIVPPHVENYVLWAGGSGITPMMSIIKSVLQANPEGKVSLFYANRNEASIMFYEDLKSLQADYPERLHITHILEEAPAAWSGLTGLLSPERVQELLRPLLQSHLPLSHWMCGPAAIMEQIQKGYDALQIGNQLHKEVFTASGGDAGAKKVSSHTQPEVSRVVIHFDRETYAFEVPKGRSILDVALEQGIDLPHSCQSGICTTCMGKLKKGKVELEVQEALSEQEIEEGYVLTCVGHPLTEEVEIEIN
- a CDS encoding alpha/beta hydrolase, producing the protein MPIHLHTLPVKRTARFYTMGEPGIHIRHVWWCFHGYGQLATDFILPFSDFDDGKTLIIAPEGLSRFYLKAGTGQVGASWMTKEMREAEIMDYLHYFREVEKKLYASWMHSFQIHFLGFSQGCATVCRWLLHTTVAPAKLILWGGVFPHDWDFEKAAERLQGVPVYFVLGKEDRFITPEQLLSFIEMHKKYGFDMKPLFYEGGHEIKKEVLASLF
- a CDS encoding DUF5916 domain-containing protein codes for the protein MMFLRFFTLCVAICAVSCSIGQAQSQYELLVRKIPSGSVKIDGQLNEEVWAQALVANHFWQNFPYDSSAAQSQTEVRMLFDEQNIYIAAVCHGQSPEEVVVSSLRRDFSPSNNDFFMVVFDTFQDGTNGFLFGVNPYGVQREGLIADGGNRGADEAWDNKWFAEVCRHADHWTVEMAIPFKSIRFKNGSNEWKANFLRGNLAQFERSTWVPVPRNFFIVSLAYTGTLHFEQPLQKPKSNVVVIPYLTGSYAEDFTQDTTKAVYKGNAGADFKVVLSSSLNLDLTFNPDFSQVEVDRQVTNLDRFEIFFPERRQFFLENADLFANFGFSRIRPFFSRRIGIARDTTTGLIVQTPILYGARLSGKVNRDWRVGLLNMQTSPDDSRGITGKNYTVAAVQRRVFSRSNIAAVFVNEQTTSTANKDFTFNTNNYNRVVGLDYNLASEDNTWQGKFFYHQLFTPENLPAQFAHAAYLAYDKPTFLVAWNHEWVGENYAPSTGYVPRNGHFRLEPFARYTIFPKGSKHIARHNIFFYNSFYWDNRGTSTDRFSQLRYEAVFQNTAGINLAVRHNYVLLFFSFDPTNTGGPKLPEGSEYTNYSAAFSFNTDRRKLFNLDGDINYGQYYNGHLLGISGSVNYRFQPFGSISLSGNYIRILLPQPYHSAELILLGPRIDLSFSRELFLTTFLQYNNQIDNVNINARLQWRFKPVSDIFVVYTDNYFAHELQQKNRALVIKATYWLNI
- a CDS encoding ribonuclease H family protein, with the translated sequence MKNISWFYLILCVFFLGACGESIEEGASSTMTTAQDSARKASTRLSPEVIKGIIQSIPNPVEIAFLIEQIAEYDPTLLNSPQNVSKYNTDYRRALNLGIYSTDLGYANTYGKSQDVINYLSATRDLANGLNVEKYFDFEHIRKLAAYKDSLGVLVMESTRSLERMNEALQNEGRTDMTILILTGGWLEGLYLLCNVEREQHNEELAIRIAEQKIVLEQLLVLLRNYEDYNPKIKRLRSQLEELAALYEHVEVKYVPGKVKQVEIDGVLTIEQEQKAEVKFTLSDLNAILSKVREIRNQIVN